One window of Aliarcobacter lanthieri genomic DNA carries:
- a CDS encoding PP0621 family protein, producing MLLKFLGLIIIGFLIYIIFFKKSRKNNLKKDDKLISDEMVECPTCKTFVSQKEAIVSNGRFYCSKDCLEKR from the coding sequence ATGTTACTAAAATTTTTAGGATTAATAATCATTGGTTTTTTAATTTATATTATATTTTTTAAAAAATCAAGAAAAAATAATTTAAAAAAAGATGATAAATTAATATCAGATGAAATGGTAGAATGTCCAACTTGTAAAACTTTTGTTTCTCAGAAAGAAGCTATAGTTAGTAATGGAAGATTTTATTGTTCAAAAGATTGTTTAGAAAAAAGGTAA
- the ribA gene encoding GTP cyclohydrolase II, with product MNIIVSNIANLPTRYGKFRIKAFKDGHQEHLAIMSQDFEKLEAPYVRIHSECLTGDTLGSLKCDCQSQLDLSLKFIAQNGGLVIYHRQEGRNIGLVNKVNAYALQDNGRNTIEANLELGFAEDERDYRVVGYIFENLKIEKLKLITNNPEKLKYVESLGIEIVERIPAIIKSNKYNEAYLSTKKEKMGHLI from the coding sequence ATGAATATAATTGTATCAAATATAGCAAATTTACCTACAAGATATGGAAAATTTAGAATAAAAGCATTTAAAGATGGACATCAAGAACATCTAGCAATAATGAGTCAAGATTTTGAAAAACTAGAAGCTCCTTATGTAAGAATACATTCAGAATGTCTTACAGGAGATACGTTAGGAAGTTTAAAATGTGATTGCCAAAGCCAATTAGATTTATCTTTAAAATTTATAGCTCAAAATGGTGGCTTAGTGATATATCATCGACAAGAAGGTAGAAATATAGGCTTGGTAAATAAAGTAAATGCCTATGCATTACAAGATAATGGAAGAAATACAATAGAAGCAAATTTAGAACTTGGATTTGCTGAAGATGAGCGAGATTATAGAGTTGTTGGATATATTTTTGAAAACTTAAAAATAGAAAAGCTAAAACTTATTACAAATAATCCTGAAAAATTAAAATATGTTGAAAGTTTAGGTATTGAAATAGTTGAAAGAATACCAGCTATTATTAAATCAAACAAATACAATGAAGCTTATTTATCTACAAAAAAAGAGAAAATGGGACATCTAATTTGA
- a CDS encoding DUF2846 domain-containing protein, giving the protein MKNIYFGMVLFVVLFSGCASVKMDSAEASNNAKKFNNPNKNKSGLYIYRDSSHFGGALKKKVYINDNCIGETAPSVFFYEEVDGDKEYKISTQSEFSNNDLLLKVENGKNYYIRQYIKFGVFIHGADLELIDEEKGKEAVSKLDMALKLNCNTK; this is encoded by the coding sequence ATGAAAAATATTTATTTTGGAATGGTTCTATTTGTGGTATTATTTAGTGGTTGTGCTAGTGTAAAAATGGATTCAGCAGAAGCATCAAATAATGCTAAAAAGTTTAATAATCCAAATAAAAATAAATCAGGATTGTATATTTATAGAGATAGTTCTCATTTTGGTGGGGCTTTAAAAAAGAAAGTTTATATAAATGATAATTGTATTGGTGAAACTGCACCTAGTGTTTTCTTTTATGAAGAAGTTGATGGAGATAAAGAGTATAAAATATCTACACAATCAGAGTTTTCAAACAATGATTTATTATTAAAAGTTGAAAATGGTAAAAATTATTATATAAGACAATACATTAAATTTGGTGTTTTTATTCATGGAGCTGATTTAGAATTAATTGATGAAGAAAAAGGAAAAGAAGCTGTATCTAAACTTGATATGGCATTAAAATTAAATTGTAATACTAAATAA
- the rsmG gene encoding 16S rRNA (guanine(527)-N(7))-methyltransferase RsmG produces MSLKSLLEKNGLNLEDSFYEDCKIFVELLQKWGKVHNLSGRLSFEDISENILDSLYPLKFIENFSSFADIGTGAGYPGLILAIAKKDIKAFLVEPRIKRVAFLNFVKASLGLKNLIIIQNRAENIQDIKVDLITSRAVTNTKLLLEITENMKKSNTSYLFYKGSMLESELDEAKINNYNIISRNDRNYLYIKA; encoded by the coding sequence TTGAGTTTAAAAAGTTTACTTGAAAAAAATGGCTTAAATTTAGAAGATAGTTTTTATGAAGATTGTAAAATATTTGTAGAACTTTTACAAAAATGGGGAAAAGTTCATAACTTAAGTGGAAGATTAAGTTTTGAAGATATAAGTGAAAATATTTTAGATTCACTTTATCCACTAAAATTTATAGAAAACTTTTCAAGTTTTGCAGATATTGGAACAGGAGCTGGTTATCCAGGGCTTATTTTAGCTATTGCAAAAAAAGATATAAAAGCTTTTTTAGTAGAACCAAGAATAAAAAGAGTAGCTTTTTTAAATTTTGTAAAAGCTAGTTTAGGTTTGAAGAATCTTATCATTATTCAAAATAGAGCTGAAAACATACAAGATATTAAGGTAGATTTAATAACAAGCAGAGCTGTAACAAATACAAAACTTTTATTGGAAATCACAGAAAATATGAAAAAATCTAACACTTCATATCTTTTTTATAAAGGCAGTATGTTAGAAAGTGAATTAGATGAAGCAAAAATAAACAACTATAATATTATATCAAGAAACGATAGAAATTATTTATATATAAAGGCTTAA
- the hemB gene encoding porphobilinogen synthase, with amino-acid sequence MFKRFRRLRLNETLRNLVQETTLSKDDFIYPLFVREGKGIKTEISSMPGVYQMSIDEILKECEYLISIDLKSIILFAIPDTKDSVGSECLCDESIIARTIIAIKEKFPQMFIVTDLCFCEYTDHGHCGILDPKTQSVHNDKTLEISAQQALVHARAGADMIAPSGMMDGIIATLRTALDENGFKDLPIMAYSTKFASGYYGPFRDVAESTPSFGDRRTYQMNVSNRLEAISESLEDEKEGADILMVKPALAFLDIVRDIRNETKLPLCVYNVSGEYALLKHAGIAGLIDYERVMMETMIAFKRAGANIIISYHAKEVCEILNRNK; translated from the coding sequence ATGTTTAAACGATTTAGAAGATTAAGATTAAATGAAACTTTAAGAAACTTAGTTCAAGAAACAACTTTAAGTAAAGATGATTTTATATATCCACTTTTTGTAAGAGAAGGAAAAGGTATAAAAACTGAAATTTCTTCAATGCCAGGTGTTTATCAAATGAGTATTGATGAGATTTTAAAAGAGTGTGAGTATTTAATAAGTATTGATTTAAAATCTATTATTTTATTTGCTATTCCAGATACAAAAGATTCTGTTGGAAGTGAATGTTTATGTGATGAGAGTATTATTGCTAGAACTATTATAGCTATAAAAGAAAAATTCCCTCAAATGTTTATAGTTACAGATTTATGTTTTTGTGAATATACAGATCATGGACATTGTGGGATACTTGATCCAAAAACTCAAAGTGTGCATAATGATAAAACTCTAGAAATTTCTGCACAACAAGCTTTAGTTCATGCAAGAGCTGGAGCAGATATGATAGCACCAAGTGGAATGATGGATGGTATTATTGCAACTTTAAGAACAGCTTTAGATGAAAATGGATTCAAAGATTTACCAATTATGGCATATTCAACTAAATTTGCAAGTGGATATTATGGTCCGTTTAGAGATGTAGCTGAATCAACTCCATCTTTTGGAGATAGAAGAACATATCAAATGAATGTATCAAATAGATTAGAAGCTATTAGTGAATCACTTGAAGATGAAAAAGAAGGTGCTGATATTTTGATGGTAAAACCAGCATTAGCATTTTTAGATATTGTAAGAGATATTAGAAATGAAACAAAATTACCACTTTGTGTTTATAATGTAAGTGGTGAATATGCATTATTAAAACACGCAGGAATTGCTGGTTTAATTGATTATGAAAGAGTTATGATGGAAACAATGATAGCTTTTAAAAGAGCAGGAGCTAATATAATAATTTCATATCATGCAAAAGAGGTTTGTGAGATTTTGAATCGTAATAAATAG